TAATGCAGTTATTTCAGATGAAATTATTTGTGTTTTCGATGCTTATGACCAATCGGGTGTTGAAAGAGAATACATGTATCATGGCGTTAAAACGATTTTTACCAAGGAAAAAGAAACAGCTGATAGTTTCATAGAACGTTATGTTTATGAACTTTATGACAAGCATACTAAGCATATTACAGTTGTAACAAGTGATATGAGTGAGCAACATGCTATCTTTGGATCAGGTGCATATAGAATATCATCTCGCGAAATGTGGAGAGATTTAAAAGAAAATGAAATTGATGTGAGTAAATCATTAGATGATATAAGTGAAAACAAGCCAAGAACTCGAATTCCGTTATCTTCTGAAATCCTTGCAGAATTTGAAAAAATACGAAGAGGACATCATAAGAAATGACATTTCCGTCATCTTGAAATTTTGAATGTAACAATATTAAACTAACCTTAAATTTTAGATAGAAGGGGTTAGTTTAATATTTGAAATACGATTTGACAACTCAAGACAGTACAATCAAACGTAACAATGCAATAAATGATAAAGACTTCGAAAAGTTAGTAATGGATCTACAACCATTAATTATTCGACGCATCAAAACATTTGGATTTAATCATTATGATTTAGAAGACTTATATCAAGAAATACTTATACGGATGTATAGGTCGGTCCAAACATTTGATTTTAGTGGAGAGCAGCCTTTCACAAATTATGTTCAATGTTTAATTACGTCTGTAAAGTATGATTATTTGAGAAAATATTTAGCTACAAATAAAAGAATGGATAATTTGATTAATGAATATAGAGTTACGTATCCATGTGTAATAAAGCGTTTTGATGTTGAAAACAATTATTTGAATAAATTAGCAATTAAAGAGTTGATTTGTCAGTTTAAGTATTTGAGTGCATTTGAAAAAGATGTCATGTATTTAATGTGTGAACAATATAAGCCGAGAGAAATTGCTCAATTGATGCATGTAAAAGAGAAAGTGATTTATAATGCCATACAACGATGTAAAAATAAAATAAAACGTTATTTCAAAATGATTTGAAAAGCGCCTTAGGACGTGAATTGAATTATAACGTGTTACTTACTGATGGTTTGACATTTGTTATAAATTTTATGTATAGTATACTGGTATTATAATGAATAAAGGTGAATTATTGTGAGAAAAATACCTTTAAATTGTGAAGCTTGTGGCAATAGAAATTATAATGTTCCTAAGCAAGAAGGCTCGGCAACAAGATTAACCTTAAAGAAATATTGTCCAAAATGTAACGCGCACACAATTCATAAAGAATCGAAATAAATACATTCGAAATAATACTTTGATAATATGTTCAAAGGATTTGGAGGTTGAGCAGATGGCTAAAAAAGAAAGTTTCTTTAAAGGCGTTAAGTCTGAAATGGAAAAAACAAGTTGGCCGACGAAAGAAGAGCTATTTAAATATACTGTAATTGTAGTTTCTACTGTTATATTCTTCTTAGTCTTTTTCTATGCCTTAGATTTAGGAATTACAGCATTGAAAAATTTATTATTTGGTTAGAGGAGTGAAGACATGTCTGAAGAAGTTGGCGCAAAGCGTTGGTATGCAGTGCATACATATTCTGGATATGAAAATAAAGTTAAAAAGAATTTAGAAAAAAGAGTAGAATCTATGAATATGACTGAACAAATCTTTAGAGTAGTCATACCGGAAGAAGAAGAAACTCAAGTAAAAGATGGCAAAGCTAAAACGACTGTTAAAAAAACATTCCCTGGATATGTTTTAGTGGAATTAATCATGACAGATGAATCATGGTATGTGGTAAGAAATACACCAGGCGTTACTGGTTTTGTAGGTTCTGCAGGTGCAGGGTCTAAGCCAAATCCATTGTTACCAGAAGAAGTTCGCTTCATCTTAAAACAAATGGGTCTTAAAGAAAAGACTATCGATGTTGAACTCGAAGTTGGCGAGCAAGTTCGTATTAAATCAGGTCCATTTGCGAATCAAGTTGGTGAAGTTCAAGAAATTGAAACAGATAAGTTTAAGCTAACAGTATTAGTAGATATGTTTGGCCGAGAAACACCAGTAGAAGTTGAATTCGATCAAATAGAAAAGCTTTAATTAACAATTAAAGTTATTAAACTAACCAAAAGATAAAAAAGAGTATTGATTTTTTAATTAGAAAAGTGTTAAAATTATGTGGTCGCGCTTTTAGAGCGCCCATTTCGTCACGAAATGTTAAGAGTGGGAGGGCAAAACTGAGCCCTGTGACCACATCACGATATCAAGGAGGTGCACATCGTGGCTAAAAAAGTAGATAAAGTTGTTAAATTACAAATTCCTGCAGGTAAAGCGAATCCAGCACCACCAGTTGGTCCAGCATTAGGTCAAGCAGGTGTGAACATCATGGGATTCTGTAAAGAGTTCAATGCACGTACTCAAGATCAAGCAGGTTTAATTATTCCGGTAGAAATCAGTGTTTATGAAGATCGTTCATTTACATTTATTACAAAAACTCCACCGGCTCCAGTATTACTTAAAAAAGCAGCTGGTATTGAAAAAGGTTCAGGCGAACCAAACAAAACTAAAGTTGCTACAGTAACTAAAGATCAAGTACGCGAAATTGCTAACAGCAAAATGCAAGACTTAAACGCTGCTGACGAAGAAGCAGCTATGCGTATTATCGAAGGTACTGCACGTAGTATGGGTATCGTTGTAGAATAATTTTACGAATATTAAATTTGATTACATGATTTAAACGATGAAGCAGATAACAGAGATAATAATGATGAATTATAAATATAATCTGAATGACTAGATTAATGATTGATTTATTCATAAGATTAATTCTTCTGTTGTCTGCTCTTAACTTGCATATAGCAAGTAATGTGGGAGGAAATTCCGCTAAAACCACTAAAGGAGGAACTATAAATGGCTAAAAAAGGTAAAAAGTATCAAGAAGCAGCTAGTAAAGTTGACCGTACTCAGCACTACAGTGTTGAAGAAGCAATTAAATTAGCTAAAGAAACAAGCATTGCTAACTTTGACGCTTCTGTTGAAGTTGCATTCCGTTTAGGAATTGATACACGTAAAAATGACCAACAAATCCGTGGTGCAGTTGTATTACCAAACGGAACTGGTAAATCACAAAGTGTATTAGTATTCGCTAAAGGTGACAAAATTGCTGAAGCTGAAGCAGCAGGTGCTGACTATGTAGGTGAAGCAGAATACGTTCAAAAAATCCAACAAGGTTGGTTCGACTTCGATGTAGTAGTTGCTACACCAGACATGATGGGTGAAGTTGGTAAATTAGGTCGTGTATTAGGACCAAAAGGTTTAATGCCAAACCCTAAAACTGGAACTGTAACAATGGATGTTAAAAAAGCTGTTGAAGAAATCAAAGCTGGTAAAGTAGAATATCGTGCTGAAAAAGCTGGTATCGTACATGCATCAATTGGTAAAGTTTCATTTACTGATGAACAATTAATTGAAAACTTCAATACTTTACAAGATGTATTAGCTAAAGCTAAACCATCATCTGCTAAAGGTACATACTTCAAATCTGTTGCTGTAACTACAACAATGGGTCCTGGAGTTAAAATTGATACTGCAAGTTTCAAATAATAAATGATATAAACAATTACAGGCTGAAAGAAATATCTTTCAGTCTGTAAAAATATATTGACAATAAGTAATTTCCAAGTTATATTACTTATTGTGATTATTTTACCTAAGACAGTAGGAGTTATTTATAACTTAAAATTTATCCTGCCGAGGCTAAAATTGACTTGAACGTGATGATCTATGATCTTTCAAGCACTTTTTGCCGTGGGTAGAAAGTGCTTTTTTTATTAATTTTAAAAAAAGCACCAAAAATTTAAATGGAGGTGTCTGAATGTCTGCTATCATTG
The genomic region above belongs to Staphylococcus aureus and contains:
- the rplK gene encoding 50S ribosomal protein L11; protein product: MAKKVDKVVKLQIPAGKANPAPPVGPALGQAGVNIMGFCKEFNARTQDQAGLIIPVEISVYEDRSFTFITKTPPAPVLLKKAAGIEKGSGEPNKTKVATVTKDQVREIANSKMQDLNAADEEAAMRIIEGTARSMGIVVE
- the rpmG gene encoding 50S ribosomal protein L33, with the translated sequence MRKIPLNCEACGNRNYNVPKQEGSATRLTLKKYCPKCNAHTIHKESK
- a CDS encoding NYN domain-containing protein, giving the protein MKERYLIIDGYNMIGQSPTLSAIAKENLEEARMQLIDAIANYNAVISDEIICVFDAYDQSGVEREYMYHGVKTIFTKEKETADSFIERYVYELYDKHTKHITVVTSDMSEQHAIFGSGAYRISSREMWRDLKENEIDVSKSLDDISENKPRTRIPLSSEILAEFEKIRRGHHKK
- a CDS encoding sigma-70 family RNA polymerase sigma factor — its product is MKYDLTTQDSTIKRNNAINDKDFEKLVMDLQPLIIRRIKTFGFNHYDLEDLYQEILIRMYRSVQTFDFSGEQPFTNYVQCLITSVKYDYLRKYLATNKRMDNLINEYRVTYPCVIKRFDVENNYLNKLAIKELICQFKYLSAFEKDVMYLMCEQYKPREIAQLMHVKEKVIYNAIQRCKNKIKRYFKMI
- the rplA gene encoding 50S ribosomal protein L1, with protein sequence MAKKGKKYQEAASKVDRTQHYSVEEAIKLAKETSIANFDASVEVAFRLGIDTRKNDQQIRGAVVLPNGTGKSQSVLVFAKGDKIAEAEAAGADYVGEAEYVQKIQQGWFDFDVVVATPDMMGEVGKLGRVLGPKGLMPNPKTGTVTMDVKKAVEEIKAGKVEYRAEKAGIVHASIGKVSFTDEQLIENFNTLQDVLAKAKPSSAKGTYFKSVAVTTTMGPGVKIDTASFK
- the nusG gene encoding transcription termination/antitermination protein NusG, whose protein sequence is MSEEVGAKRWYAVHTYSGYENKVKKNLEKRVESMNMTEQIFRVVIPEEEETQVKDGKAKTTVKKTFPGYVLVELIMTDESWYVVRNTPGVTGFVGSAGAGSKPNPLLPEEVRFILKQMGLKEKTIDVELEVGEQVRIKSGPFANQVGEVQEIETDKFKLTVLVDMFGRETPVEVEFDQIEKL
- the secE gene encoding preprotein translocase subunit SecE, with the protein product MAKKESFFKGVKSEMEKTSWPTKEELFKYTVIVVSTVIFFLVFFYALDLGITALKNLLFG